In Mycobacteriales bacterium, the following are encoded in one genomic region:
- a CDS encoding ABC transporter ATP-binding protein, with translation MTEPAIQLSALGKRYVQYRDTPTLVSAARGLGRRTRRGTLWAVRGVDLVVEPGLALGVIGRNGSGKSTLLQLLCGVTGPTEGRLRVRGRIAPLIAVGVGFHPELTGRENVFINGSILGLTRPEIARRFDEIVAFAEIENFIDTPVKFYSSGMFVRLGFSVAVCVDPDVLLIDEVLAVGDLGFQMKCVDRMRQARDRGATVVLVSHNLNAVRNMCDRVVVLESGRQVFDGAPAEAVSAFHRLIAENRDPEGSEMSWGGRAVGGRAAIGNVELIDADGKPTTIVASDAEVTIRLRVRALQPIERPFLGLYVGAENGTRVYSDSGYEHPMPALAAGEERECRIRFRPTLVTGTYSFQVSLADRKERSGETVQLAVGPQILAFVTGRSLASGVADLRAEFDDVSTE, from the coding sequence GTGACCGAGCCGGCGATCCAGCTCAGCGCTTTGGGCAAACGCTACGTCCAGTACCGGGACACGCCGACCCTGGTTTCAGCCGCGCGCGGGCTCGGCCGGCGGACCCGGCGCGGCACCCTGTGGGCGGTCCGTGGTGTCGACCTGGTCGTTGAGCCGGGGCTGGCCCTCGGGGTGATCGGCCGTAACGGGTCCGGCAAGTCGACCCTGCTCCAGCTTCTTTGCGGGGTCACGGGCCCCACCGAAGGGCGGCTCCGGGTCCGTGGCCGGATCGCGCCGCTGATCGCGGTGGGGGTCGGGTTCCATCCGGAGCTGACCGGGCGGGAGAACGTCTTCATCAACGGCAGCATCCTCGGGCTGACCCGTCCGGAGATCGCGCGGCGCTTCGACGAGATCGTGGCCTTCGCGGAGATCGAGAACTTCATCGATACGCCGGTCAAGTTCTACTCGTCCGGCATGTTCGTCCGGCTCGGCTTCTCGGTGGCGGTGTGCGTCGACCCCGACGTCCTGCTCATCGACGAGGTGCTGGCGGTCGGGGATCTGGGCTTCCAGATGAAGTGTGTGGACCGGATGCGCCAGGCCCGCGACCGCGGCGCGACCGTGGTCCTCGTCAGCCACAACCTGAACGCCGTCCGCAACATGTGCGACCGGGTGGTGGTCCTCGAATCCGGCCGGCAGGTCTTCGACGGCGCCCCCGCGGAGGCCGTGTCCGCATTCCACCGGTTGATCGCCGAGAACCGGGACCCGGAGGGTAGCGAGATGTCCTGGGGCGGCCGGGCGGTCGGCGGCCGGGCGGCCATCGGCAACGTCGAGCTGATCGACGCCGACGGGAAACCGACGACGATCGTGGCCTCCGACGCGGAGGTGACGATCCGGCTGCGGGTCCGGGCGCTCCAACCGATCGAACGACCGTTCCTCGGGTTGTACGTGGGCGCGGAGAACGGCACCCGCGTGTACAGCGACAGCGGGTACGAGCATCCGATGCCCGCCCTGGCGGCCGGCGAGGAGCGCGAGTGCCGGATCCGGTTCCGCCCGACCCTGGTCACCGGGACCTACTCGTTCCAGGTCAGCCTGGCCGACCGGAAGGAGCGCTCCGGGGAAACCGTGCAACTCGCGGTGGGCCCGCAGATCCTCGCCTTCGTCACCGGCCGGTCGCTCGCCAGCGGCGTGGCCGACCTGCGCGCGGAATTCGACGACGTCTCTACCGAGTAG
- a CDS encoding glycosyltransferase family 2 protein: MTPDEETALARFHADYPQPGPCELAVVIAAFNEESNIGAVLADIPATVVGLRATVIVVDDGSTDRTADVARVHHALVGELGRNHGQGVALRLGYRLARDLGASYIATLDADGQYSPSDLPVVLAPLLAGQADFVTGSRRLGSSIAPTLARRIGTVIFAALASRLVGQHLTDTSNGLRAMRAEVTAAVTLRQPQYQAAELLLEVLASGYRLAEVPTVIHRRASGRSKKGPSLVYGYRYARVMAGTWRRTARRR, encoded by the coding sequence GTGACCCCCGACGAGGAAACAGCCCTCGCCCGCTTCCACGCCGACTATCCCCAGCCAGGACCTTGTGAGTTGGCAGTGGTCATCGCGGCCTTCAACGAGGAGTCGAATATCGGCGCCGTCCTGGCGGACATACCAGCGACGGTCGTCGGCCTGCGGGCGACCGTCATAGTGGTGGATGACGGATCAACCGACCGGACCGCCGACGTGGCCCGCGTCCATCACGCGTTGGTGGGGGAGCTCGGACGCAACCACGGTCAAGGCGTGGCGCTGCGGTTGGGCTACCGGCTCGCCCGCGACCTCGGTGCCAGCTACATCGCTACCCTCGACGCCGACGGTCAATACAGTCCCTCTGACCTGCCGGTCGTACTCGCCCCACTGCTGGCCGGTCAGGCCGACTTCGTCACCGGCTCGCGCCGGCTCGGCAGCTCGATCGCGCCCACCCTGGCCCGGCGAATTGGTACGGTCATCTTCGCCGCGCTGGCCAGCCGGCTAGTCGGCCAGCACCTGACCGACACCTCCAACGGGCTACGTGCCATGCGAGCCGAGGTGACCGCCGCGGTCACCCTGCGCCAGCCCCAGTACCAGGCCGCCGAACTGCTGCTCGAGGTTCTCGCTTCCGGCTACCGCCTCGCCGAGGTCCCCACCGTCATCCATCGCCGGGCGTCGGGCCGCAGCAAGAAGGGCCCCAGCCTGGTGTACGGCTACCGGTACGCGCGGGTCATGGCAGGCACCTGGCGCCGGACGGCCCGTCGCCGCTGA
- a CDS encoding NAD-dependent epimerase/dehydratase family protein: MRVLVLGGDGFCGWPTALHLSERGHEVRIVDNFARRVADIELEVSSLTPITPLGTRLAAWRELTGREIGFDRIDVATEYERLAGLLTAWRPDTVVHFAEQRAAPYSMKSSWHKRYTVSNNVNATHNLLAALVDVGLDAHVVHLGTMGVYGYGTGGARIPEGYLTVGVRGAGGQWVEREVLHPTDPGSVYHLTKTQDQLTFAYYAKNDGVRITDLHQGIVWGTQTEQTRRDARLINRFDYDGDYGTVLNRFLMHAAIGYPLTVHGTGGQTRAFIHIRDTARCIELAVASPPPAGSRVRILNQMTETHRLIDLAKLVSRLTGAEIAFVDNPRQEAVENDLDVVNDGLLELGLAPLLLEEGLLGEVTEIAEKYVHRCNRDAIPCRSLWRRP, encoded by the coding sequence ATGCGGGTGCTCGTGCTCGGCGGCGATGGCTTCTGCGGTTGGCCGACCGCGCTGCACCTGTCCGAGCGTGGCCATGAGGTCAGGATCGTCGACAACTTCGCCCGCCGCGTCGCGGACATCGAACTGGAGGTGTCGAGCCTCACACCGATCACGCCGTTGGGCACCCGGCTGGCGGCGTGGCGGGAGCTGACGGGACGGGAGATCGGCTTCGACCGAATCGACGTGGCAACGGAATACGAACGGCTGGCTGGTCTGCTGACCGCCTGGCGGCCGGACACGGTGGTGCACTTCGCGGAGCAACGCGCCGCGCCCTACTCGATGAAGTCGAGCTGGCACAAGCGCTACACGGTCTCGAACAACGTAAACGCCACGCACAACCTGCTGGCCGCACTCGTTGACGTCGGCCTCGACGCCCACGTGGTGCATCTGGGAACCATGGGTGTGTACGGCTACGGCACGGGCGGTGCCCGTATCCCGGAGGGGTACCTCACCGTCGGGGTCCGCGGTGCGGGCGGCCAGTGGGTGGAGCGGGAGGTACTGCACCCGACGGATCCCGGCAGCGTCTACCACCTGACCAAGACGCAAGATCAGTTGACGTTCGCCTACTACGCCAAGAACGACGGGGTGCGGATCACCGATCTTCACCAGGGCATTGTGTGGGGCACCCAGACCGAGCAGACCCGCCGGGACGCACGACTGATCAACCGCTTCGACTACGACGGGGACTACGGGACGGTCTTGAATCGCTTCTTGATGCATGCCGCGATCGGGTATCCCCTGACCGTTCACGGGACCGGTGGCCAGACCCGGGCCTTCATTCACATCCGGGACACTGCCCGCTGCATCGAGTTGGCCGTCGCGAGCCCGCCGCCTGCCGGATCCCGGGTGCGGATCCTCAATCAGATGACGGAGACGCATCGGCTCATCGACCTCGCCAAATTGGTGTCACGGCTCACCGGTGCCGAAATCGCCTTCGTCGACAACCCACGCCAGGAGGCCGTCGAGAACGACCTGGACGTCGTCAACGACGGCCTGCTCGAGCTCGGCCTGGCCCCGCTACTGCTGGAAGAGGGGCTGCTCGGCGAGGTCACGGAGATAGCAGAGAAGTACGTGCACCGCTGTAATCGCGACGCGATCCCGTGCCGTTCGCTGTGGCGGCGACCCTGA
- a CDS encoding NAD-dependent epimerase/dehydratase family protein, which translates to MSWLSGERIVVTGGAGFIGRALARAFRDGGAEVTVADLHAHPDLPSVPGDLTEPGAVERAVRPGTTGVVHTAARTSVLKSLQEPDLVYRTNVAMTAALLERCRALEVPRLIFTSTNAVVGAVDGELIDERSPLRPRTPYGASKAAAEMLLAGYANGYGLAATSLRLTNVYGPGMTAKDSLVPRLMRAAASGSPIEIYGDGEQVRDFVHLDDVVVAVRLAWVQRVVGPILVGAGHSVSVNTMVDLCEQASGRAITRTGSPSRPGEMRQVVVDIGRARALGYRPSVDLAEGLAGVWADFRPHES; encoded by the coding sequence GTGAGCTGGCTGTCCGGTGAGCGCATCGTCGTGACCGGGGGGGCGGGATTCATCGGCCGGGCACTGGCCCGAGCGTTTCGTGATGGCGGCGCGGAGGTCACGGTCGCGGACCTACACGCCCACCCGGATCTGCCGAGCGTGCCCGGCGACCTGACCGAGCCCGGCGCGGTGGAACGCGCGGTACGACCCGGCACCACTGGCGTCGTACATACCGCGGCCCGCACCTCGGTCCTCAAGTCTTTGCAGGAACCGGATCTCGTCTACCGGACGAACGTGGCCATGACCGCCGCCTTGCTCGAGCGCTGCCGAGCGCTCGAGGTGCCGCGCCTCATTTTCACCTCGACCAACGCGGTCGTAGGAGCGGTCGACGGTGAGCTGATCGACGAGCGAAGCCCGCTCCGGCCCCGGACTCCGTACGGCGCCAGCAAGGCGGCCGCTGAGATGCTCCTCGCCGGCTATGCGAACGGGTACGGCCTCGCCGCCACGTCGCTGCGTCTGACCAACGTGTACGGGCCGGGAATGACGGCCAAGGACAGCCTGGTCCCGCGACTGATGCGGGCCGCGGCGTCCGGTTCGCCGATCGAGATTTACGGGGACGGAGAGCAGGTCCGCGACTTCGTCCACCTAGACGACGTCGTGGTGGCCGTGCGCCTGGCGTGGGTGCAACGCGTCGTCGGGCCGATCCTCGTCGGGGCGGGCCACTCGGTGTCGGTCAACACCATGGTCGACCTGTGTGAACAGGCAAGCGGCCGGGCGATCACCCGCACCGGCAGCCCGTCCCGGCCCGGCGAGATGCGCCAGGTCGTGGTTGACATCGGTCGGGCCCGCGCGCTCGGGTATCGGCCGTCGGTCGATCTCGCCGAGGGGTTGGCCGGCGTGTGGGCCGACTTTCGGCCTCACGAATCGTGA
- a CDS encoding ABC transporter permease codes for MTDEVGPGTALLDLAGRRTPVHELLADAWRIRSVVLLLARREFVVRYRRAALGSLWAIALPLLQAVVLAILFSRIVRLHQPHFFVFVFAGMTAWGFFSATLPIGATAIVDGSQLSSKVYFPRLVLPVALVAANVYVVIVNSVILLFACLVSGIGLGPRTALLIPAVALLLALTLTLSLLLSALHVYFRDIRYLVQAGMLLLFYLTPIFYPLQLAGHLTLIDRINPVTGVVELIRAATIGADPHTTSSVIGCCAWIVGTGAVALALHSRYDRLFSDLL; via the coding sequence GTGACCGACGAGGTCGGCCCCGGCACCGCGCTGTTGGATCTCGCCGGCCGGCGCACCCCGGTCCACGAGCTGCTCGCGGACGCTTGGCGGATCCGCTCGGTGGTGCTGTTGCTGGCTCGCCGGGAGTTCGTGGTGCGCTACCGACGGGCCGCGCTCGGCAGCCTCTGGGCGATCGCCTTGCCTTTGCTTCAGGCCGTAGTGCTGGCGATCCTGTTCTCCAGGATCGTGCGGCTTCATCAGCCGCATTTCTTCGTCTTCGTCTTCGCCGGGATGACCGCCTGGGGGTTCTTCTCGGCGACCCTCCCCATCGGGGCGACCGCCATCGTCGACGGCTCCCAGCTGTCGAGCAAGGTCTATTTCCCCCGTCTGGTGCTCCCCGTGGCACTGGTTGCAGCCAATGTCTACGTCGTCATCGTGAACAGTGTCATCCTGCTGTTCGCCTGCCTGGTGTCCGGGATCGGCCTCGGTCCGCGAACGGCGCTGCTGATCCCGGCGGTCGCCCTGCTGCTCGCCCTCACCTTGACGCTGTCGCTGCTGCTCTCCGCGCTGCACGTGTACTTCCGCGACATCCGCTACCTCGTGCAGGCGGGGATGTTGCTCCTGTTCTACCTGACGCCGATCTTCTATCCGCTCCAGTTGGCCGGGCACCTGACGCTGATCGACCGGATCAATCCGGTGACCGGCGTTGTCGAGCTGATCCGAGCGGCCACGATCGGCGCCGATCCGCACACCACGAGCTCGGTTATCGGCTGCTGCGCGTGGATCGTCGGCACCGGTGCGGTGGCGCTCGCGCTGCACAGCCGCTACGACCGGCTGTTCTCGGATCTGCTGTGA